Proteins encoded together in one Penicillium digitatum chromosome 1, complete sequence window:
- a CDS encoding NAD(+)-isocitrate dehydrogenase subunit I → MFSRTAQPARTLIRSASAASSLGRSIPARTFASVQSDIFKPTKYGGKYTVTLIPGDGIGAEVAESVKTIFKADNVPIEWEQVDVSGVDAGNKHSEELFRESLASLKRNKLGLKGILHTPIERSGHQSFNVALRQELDIYASISLIKNIPGYETRHKNVDLCIIRENTEGEYSGLEHQSVNGVVESLKIITRAKSERIAKFAFSFALANNRKKVTCIHKANIMKLADGLFRSTFHKVAEDYPTLEVNDMIVDNASMQAVSRPQQFDVMVMPNLYGGILSNVGAALVGGPGLVPGCNMGRDVAVFEPGCRHVGLDIKGKDQANPSAMILSGSMLLRHLGLDDHANRISKAVYDVIGEGRTMTRDMGGQATTHEFTRAVLDKMEASL, encoded by the exons ATGTTCTCTAGAACGGCTCAGCCTGCCCGG ACTCTGATCCGCAGTGCTTCCGCAGCTTCGTCTCTCGGTCGCTCTATTCCCGCTAGAA CCTTCGCCAGTGTTCAGTCGGACATCTTCAAGCCTACCAAGTATGGTGGCAAGTACACCGTGACCCTCATCCCTG GTGACGGTATCGGTGCTGAGGTTGCCGAGTCGGTCAAGACCATCTTCAAGGCCGACAATGTTCCCATTGAGTGGGAGCAGGTCGATGTTAGCGGTGTTGACGCCGGTAACAAGCATTCCGAGGAGCTTTTCCGTGAGTCCCTGGCTTCTCTCAAGCGCAACAAGCTCGGTCTGAAGGGTATTCTCCACACTCCCATTGAGCGCTCGGGCCACCAGTCCTTCAACGTTGCACTGCGTCAGGAGCTGGACATCTACGCCTCCATCTCTCTGATCAAGAACATCCCCGGTTACGAGACTCGCCACAAGAATGTCGACCTCTGCATCATCCGTGAGAACACCGAGGGAGAGTACTCCGGCCTCGAGCACCAGTCCGTCAACGGTGTCGTCGAGTCCCTGAAGATCATTACCCGCGCCAAGTCCGAGCGTATCGCCAAGTTTGCTTTCAGCTTCGCCCTTGCCAACAACCGCAAGAAGGTTACCTGCATTCACAAGGCCAACATCATGAAGTTGGCCGATGGTCTCTTCCGCAGCACATTCCACAAGGTCGCTGAGGACTACCCCACCCTGGAGGTGAACGACATGATTGTGGACAACGCCTCCATGCAGGCTGTGTCCCGCCCCCAGCAGTTCGACGTTATGGTCATGCCCAACCTTTACGGTGGCATTCTGTCCAACGTCGGCGCTGCTCTCGTTGGTGGACCTGGTCTTGTCCCCGGTTGCAACATGGGTCGCGATGTTGCCGTCTTCGAGCCCGGCTGCCGTCACGTCGGTCTTGACATCAAGGGCAAGGATCAGGCCAACCCCAGTGCTATGATCCTGTCCGGCTCCATGCTCCTGCGCCACCTTGGTCTTGACGACCACGCCAACCGCATTTCCAAGGCTGTCTACGATGTTATCGGTGAAGG CCGCACCATGACCCGCGATATGGGTGGTCAGGCTACCACTCACGAGTTCACCCGGGCTGTTTTGGACAAGATGGAGGCATCCCTATAA
- a CDS encoding Pheromone, translated as MKFTSVVVAVALAAGTAQAAATSRGPGDTLPKWCGHIGQGCKRTAEASVDVKRSADALAEAMAKNLPLVLQKWCGHIGQGCYKAKRAADAAEEVKRTSDALAYAMAALEEDDEE; from the coding sequence ATGAAGTTCACCTCCGTCGTCGTCGCCGTTGCTCTCGCCGCTGGCACCGCTCAGGCCGCCGCTACTAGTCGCGGTCCCGGCGATACTCTCCCCAAGTGGTGTGGCCACATCGGCCAGGGCTGCAAGCGAACTGCCGAGGCCTCCGTCGATGTCAAGCGCTCTGCCGATGCTCTCGCCGAGGCCATGGCTAAGAACTTGCCCCTTGTCCTTCAGAAGTGGTGTGGCCACATTGGCCAGGGCTGCTACAAGGCTAAGCGCGCCGCCGATGCTGCCGAGGAGGTCAAGCGTACCAGTGATGCTCTCGCTTATGCCATGGCTGCTctcgaggaagatgatgaggagtAA
- a CDS encoding Rubredoxin-type fold protein encodes MSSSILQCPHYGHASNISSALAAFIKNPHCTQCGMSTSENNSKVQDELSALFDRQMSMTQVHSVPRETTVPSQAPAITYSITQHYHHSAHSIARPTEQPSSIDILRHHGLDASALTPDQLVLFQNADAEQRERLIQTWQLYSQFGNEANVPAGDFAMHDSAMDDSPDGNAYADAEPYMVSGYENIANQASHLPKEPTTGETYVGSKDPVYQGQQWWELTKAGPMESTYGAFEEMRRYYPSCGVYHN; translated from the exons ATGTCTTCCTCAATACTACAGTGCCCGCACTACGGGCATGCCTCCAACATCTCAAGTGCACTCGCAGCCTTTATCAAGAACCCTCACTGCACACAG TGTGGCATGTCTACTTCCGAGAACAACTCCAAAGTGCAAGACGAACTCTCAGCTCTGTTTGATAGACAAATGAGTATGACACAAGTGCATTCTGTCCCTAGAGAAACCACCGTACCATCTCAAGCGCCTGCAATTACATACAGCATCACTCAACACTACCACCACTCGGCCCACAGTATCGCCCGGCCCACAGAGCAGCCTTCAAGCATTGACATTTTGAGACATCACGGTCTTGATGCAAGTGCCCTTACTCCTGATCAGCTTGTGCTCTTCCAGAATGCCGATGCAGAACAGAGAGAACGGTTGATTCAAACATGGCAGCTCTACTCGCAGTTTGGAAATGAAGCCAATGTTCCTGCTGGGGACTTTGCTATGCATGATTCTGCCATGGACGACAGTCCAGATGGAAATGCCTATGCCGACGCTGAACCATACATGGTCTCTGGCTATGAAAATATTGCCAATCAAGCCTCTCATCTCCCGAAAGAGCCCACCACTGGTGAAACCTATGTTGGCTCAAAGGACCCGGTATATCAAGGTCAGCAATGGTGGGAGCTGACAAAAGCTGGTCCGATGGAATCAACCTACGGCGCATTTGAAGAGATGAGACGATATTACCCTAGCTGCGGTGTATACCACAATTAG
- a CDS encoding Proteasome subunit alpha type 3, putative, with product MTSIGTGYDLSNSVFSPDGRNFQVEYAVKAVENGGTAVGIRCKDGVVLAVEKIITSKLLKPGANKRIATVDRHVGIVSAGLVPDGRHFVSRARDEASSWRSTYKGPIPTSALANRLGGYVQAYTLYSSVRPFGVTAIVGGWDTEAELPVDGQVGNGPKSGSGGKVEGAKAGGPGLYMIEPSGLYWGYYGAATGKGRQAAKAELEKLDLTSGNLSLLDGVKEAARIIHVAHEESKDKEFELEMTWISSVDGPTKGRHEEVPKELLEEAEKAAKRALEGDDEEEEDKGQAEQMEE from the exons ATG ACGTCGATCGGCACAGGCTACGATCTTTCCAACTCGGTGTTTTCGCCAGACGGCCGGAATTTCCAG GTCGAGTATGCCGTCAAGGCAGTCGAGAATGGAGGCACTGCCGTTGGCATCAGATGCAAGGACGGTGTAGTGTTGGCAGTGGAGAAGATCATCACGAGCAAGCTCCTAAAGCCAGGCGCGAACAAGAGAATCGCTACAGTCGATCGCCATGTCGGAATT GTATCCGCTGGACTCGTCCCCGACGGTCGTCACTTCGTTTCCAGAGCTAGAGATGAGGCTTCCTCCTGGAGAAGCACATACAAAGGTCCCATCCCGACCTCCGCGCTGGCTAATCGCTTGGGTGGGTATGTGCAGGCGTACACGCTCTACTCTAGCGTACGGCCTTTTGGTGTAACTGCTATTGTTGGTGGATGGGATACCGAGGCGGAGCTTCCAGTTGATGGACAGGTTGGCAATGGACCCAAGTCCGGCTCCGGTGGAAAGGTCGAGGGGGCCAAGGCTGGAGGTCCTGGTCTATACATGATTGAGCCTAGTGGGCTGTATTGG GGCTACTACGGTGCTGCTACTGGGAAGGGACGACAGGCCGCCAAAGCCGAACTCGAGAAACTAGACCTGACCTCGGGCAATCTGTCTTTGTTGGACGGTGTGAAGGAAGCTGCCCGCATTATCCATGTTGCCCACGAGGAAAGCAAGGATAAGGAGTTCGAGCTCGAGATGACGTGGATCAGCTCGGTCGATGGACCGACCAAGGGTCGCCATGAGGAAGTTCCCAAGGAGCTCCTCGAGGAAGCGGAGAAAGCAGCAAAGCGGGCCCTGGAAGGGgacgatgaagaagaggaggacaAGGGTCAAGCCGAACAGATGGAAGAGTGA
- a CDS encoding 6,7-dimethyl-8-ribityllumazine synthase, which produces MTTIKGPGAAQTHDGSGLRVAIVHARWNTVIIDQLVSGAKKSLLAAGVLEENITVQTVPGSYELPLAVQRLYAASQLQANSSVQGISATDLLSSPTAEVSGAGNSTSPKKPFDAIIAIGVLIKGATMHFEYIADAVSHGLMRVQLDSGVPVIFGLLTVLTEEQGLERAGLGNSGMHNHGEDWGSAAVELGLKRRGWAEGKIL; this is translated from the exons ATGACTACTATCAAAGGCCCTGGCGCTGCGCAGACTCACGATG GCTCTGGACTCCGCGTTGCAATTGTGCACGCCAGATGGAACACAGTGATCAtcgaccaactggtctcaGGAGCGAAGAAGAGCCTGCTCGCAGCTGGCGTGCTGGAGGAGAACATCACAGTCCAGACAGTTCCCGGCAGCTACGAGCTGCCCCTCGCAGTGCAACG CCTCTACGCCGCCTCCCAGCTCCAGGCCAACTCCTCCGTCCAGGGCATCAGCGCCACTGACCTCTTGTCGTCGCCCACTGCCGAGGTGTCGGGCGCTGGCAACTCTACGAGcccgaagaagcccttcgaTGCTATTATCGCCATTGGTGTCCTCATCAAGGGCGCTACTATGCACTTTGAGTATATCGCTGACGCCGTCAGCCACGGGCTCATGCGCGTCCAGCTTGACTCTGGTGTCCCTGTCATCTTTGGGTTGCTTACCGTTCTGACGGAAGAGCAGGGATTAGAACGGGCTGGTCTTGGAAATAGTGGTATGCACAACCACGGTGAGGACTGGGGAAGTGCTGCTGTGGAGCTGGGTCTCAAGAGGAGGGGGTGGGCTGAGGGCAAGATTCTGTAA
- a CDS encoding Glutamine:fructose-6-phosphate amidotransferase — protein MCGIFGYINYLVEKDRRFIIDTLLNGLSRLEYRGYDSAGLAVDGNKKNEVCAFKEVGKVAKLKELIEQSTYDMTKTFESHAGISHTRWATHGTPSRQNCHPHRSDPNWEFSVVHNGIITNYKELKALLETKGFRFETETDTECIAKLAKYLYDQHPDIEFTVLAKAVIKELEGAFGLLLKSVHYPHEVIAARKGSPLVIGVKTSKKMKVDFVDVEYSEDGVLSAEQASQNAAAKKSATSLLAPPDKSLLHRSQSRAFLSDDGIPQPVEFFLSSDPSAIVEHTKKVLYLEDDDIAHIHEGQLNIHRLTKDDGTSNVRAIQTIELELQEIMKGKFDHFMQKEIFEQPESVVNTMRGRLDVANKKVTLGGLRQYISTIRRCRRIIFIACGTSYHSCMAVRGIFEELTEIPIAVELASDFLDRKAPVFRDDTCVFVSQSGETADSLMALRYCLERGALTVGCVNVVGSSISLLTHCGVHINAGPEIGVASTKAYTSQFVAMVMFALSLSEDRASKQERREEIMEGLGQISEQFKQILKLNDPIKELCAKFFKDQKSLLLLGRGAQFPTALEGALKIKEISYLHCEAVMSGELKHGVLALVDENLPIIMILTRDNLFTKSLNAYQQVIARGGRPIVICNQDDPEFSSALTEKINVPKTVDCLQGLLNVIPLQLISYWLAVGEGLNVDFPRNLAKSVTVE, from the exons ATGTG TGGTATTTTCGGCTACATCAACTACCTCGTGGAGAAGGACCGCAGGTTTATCATTGATACACTGCTCAATG GCCTCTCCCGATTGGAGTACCGTGGCTACGACTCGGCTGGGTTGGCCGTGGATGGCAACAAAAAGAATGAAGTCTGCGCATTCAAGGAAGTTGGCAAGGTGGCCAAGTTGAAGGAACTCATTGAACAGAGCACATATGACATGACCAAGACCTTTGAGTCTCATGCTGGTATCTCTCACACCCGTTGGGCTACTCACGGTACCCCCTCCCGCCAGAACTGCCACCCCCACCG TTCTGACCCCAACTGGGAATTCTCCGTGGTTCACAATGGTATCATCACCAACTATAAGGAATTGAAGGCTCTGCTTGAGACCAAGGGCTTCCGCTTCGAGACCGAGACCGATACCGAGTGCATCGCCAAGCTTGCCAAGTACCTCTACGACCAACACCCCGACATTGAATTCACAGTCTTGGCCAAGGCGGTCATCAAAGAGCTTGAGGGCGCCTTCGGATTGCTGCTCAAGTCCGTCCACTACCCCCATGAGGTCATTGCGGCCCGTAAGGGTTCCCCCCTGGTCATCGGTGTGAAGACCtccaagaagatgaaggtGGATTTCGTGGATGTTGAATATTCGGAAGATGGTGTCCTTTCCGCGGAGCAGGCCTCCCAGAATGCGGCAGCCAAGAAGTCTGCCACAAGCCTCCTTGCCCCTCCCGACAAGTCTCTGTTGCACCGCTCCCAGTCGCGGGCATTCTTGTCCGACGATGGCATCCCCCAGCCCGTCGAGTTCTTCCTGTCTTCTGACCCATCTGCCATTGTAGAGCACACCAAGAAGGTGCTCTACCTGGAAGATGACGATATTGCCCACATCCACGAGGGACAGCTCAACATCCACCGTCTGACCAAGGATGATGGCACCTCCAACGTCCGTGCTATCCAGACTATCGAACTCGAATTGCAGGAGATCATGAAGGGCAAATTCGATCACTTTATGCAGAAGGAGATCTTCGAGCAGCCCGAGTCTGTTGTCAACACTATGAGAGGTCGTCTGGATGTGGCCAACAAGAAGGTTACCCTCGGTGGTCTCCGTCAGTACATCTCGACTATCCGTCGCTGCCGCCGAATCATCTTCATTGCCTGTGGTACCAGCTACCACTCATGTATGGCTGTGCGTGGTATCTTTGAAGAGCTTACTGAGATCCCTATCGCAGTGGAGCTCGCCTCTGATTTCCTTGATCGAAAGGCCCCTGTGTTCCGGGATGACACCTGCGTGTTTGTCTCTCAGTCTGGAGAGACTGCCGATTCCCTAATGGCTCTTCGCTACTGTCTGGAACGTGGCGCCCTGACCGTTGGTTGTGTCAACGTTGTCGGATCTTCCATCTCTCTCCTCACCCACTGCGGTGTGCACATTAACGCTGGTCCTGAGATCGGTGTGGCCTCGACTAAGGCATACACCTCTCAGTTTGTGGCTATGGTCATGTTCGCTTTGTCACTTAGTGAGGATCGTGCTTCTAAGCAGGAGAGACGTGAGGAGATCATGGAGGGCCTTGGACAGATCTCCGAGCAGTTCAAGCAGATCTTGAAGCTCAACGATCCGATCAAGGAGCTATGTGCCAAGTTCTTCAAGGACCAGAAGAGCCTGTTGCTCTTGGGCCGTGGTGCTCAATTCCCCACTGCCCTTGAGGGTGCTCTGAAAATTAAGGAAATCTCATACCTCCACTGCGAAGCTGTCATGTCGGGCGAATTGAAGCACGGTGTCTTGGCTCTTGTTGATGAGAACCTTCCCATTATTATGATTCTCACCCGTGACAACTTGTTCACCAAGTCCTTGAACGCCTACCAGCAAGTCATTGCTCGCGGTGGTCGCCCCATTGTTATCTGCAACCAGGATGACCCCGAGTTCTCGTCCGCCCTAACTGAGAAGATCAACGTGCCCAAGACCGTGGATTGTCTTCAGGGTCTGCTCAATGTGATCCCACTGCAGCTTATTTCTTACTGGCTTGCCGTTGGCGAGGGACTCAATGTCGACTTCCCTCGCAACCTGGCCAAGTCGGTCACTGTCGAGTGA